From the genome of Reinekea thalattae:
AGCGTGAAAACGGCAACGATAAGACTGTGTTTAACCGTAACAGGAGTGTTGAATATGCTGCTTCAATGGCCGACGACGGATGAGTTAATCCAACTTGCGAAAGACAACCCTGAAGAGCTCGAAGCGCTTCGTAAGCGTGAAATAGAGTCCACCATTAGCCGCGCACCGGACCCGATTCAACGACGCTTGCGCGGCATTCAATTCCGAGTCGATGCACAACGTAAACTCTGTAAGACGCCATTGTCATCCTGTGTCGCCATCTCTCAAATGATGATCGATTCTTTCTACGACCTTAACGACAGTCTACAGAGCGCCAGAAGCGCCGAACACGAAAGTCGCAGCAGTAAAAACCAAACCACTGGCGACAGTAATGTTCTGCCCTTTACAACCGATCGTTAAACTCTGCAAAGGTGCAATGAAAAACCTGCACTAGCTTGAGTTAATACTAAGCTTGAGTTAATACTAGGCTTCAGTTAAAAAGCCACCAGTTTGCCGCTTCCACAAATGCGCGTAAGTGCCATTAAGAGCCAAAAGCTGTTGGTGCGTGCCCTGCTCTATAATTTTTCCCTGATCCATAACAATGAGTCGATCCATTGCAGCAATGGTTGAAAGCCTGTGCGCAATAGCAATCACGGTTTTATTCTGCATTAAAATTTCTAGGTTTTCTTGAATGGCAGACTCAACTTCGGAATCTAACGCCGAGGTTGCTTCGTCCATAATTAAGATCGGTGCGTTCTTTAACAACACTCGAGCAATCGCAATACGCTGGCGCTGACCGCCAGAAAGCTTAACGCCACGCTCACCAACTTCGACATCATAGCCTTCATGCCCCTGCTCATCTTTCAGCTCAGCAATAAATTGATCGGCATGGGCTTTTTTAGCCGCCGCTATCACCTCTTCAATATCAGCTTCGGGCTTGCCATACAGGATGTTATCGCGAATTGAGCGATGCAATAGCGAGGTATCTTGTGTGATCATGCCGATGTGCTGACGCAAAGACTCCTGCTCAACGTGAGCAATGTTTTGACCATCGATACTAATAGAGCCACTGTTCACATCGTAAAAGCGCATCAACAGATGCACCAGAGTCGACTTACCGGCACCAGAGCGACCAATAATGCCAACCTTTTCACCGGCTTTAATGTGCAAGTCTAACTGCTCAAAAACGGGCTTTTCTGCACTGTAATTAAAATCAACCGCCTTGAAATGAATATCGCCTTCAGTCACCTGCAATGGTTTTGCATCGGCGACATCTTGCACTTCTACATCATTAGAAATGGTACTGATGCCATCGACCACCGTACCGATATTTTCAAACAGCGCGCTGACTTCCCACATGATCCATTTCGACATGCCCTGCACACGCAAAGAAATACTGATTGCAATGGCAATGCTGCCTATCGTCACCACAGCCTCAAGCCATAAGAAAACCGATAACACGCCAACAGCCAGCACTAACAAGTAGTTCACTAAATCAACGCTAATTAACAGGCTACTGCCCAAACGCATTTGCCGATACACCGTGGTTAAAAATTGCTTCATGCTGGATTCAGCGTAAGCCAGTTCACGTTGTGAATGCGCAAACAGCTTTACTGTTGAAATATTGGTGTAAGAATCAACGATTCTTCCGGTCATTACCGAACGCGCATCGGCC
Proteins encoded in this window:
- a CDS encoding DUF3135 domain-containing protein codes for the protein MLLQWPTTDELIQLAKDNPEELEALRKREIESTISRAPDPIQRRLRGIQFRVDAQRKLCKTPLSSCVAISQMMIDSFYDLNDSLQSARSAEHESRSSKNQTTGDSNVLPFTTDR
- a CDS encoding ABC transporter ATP-binding protein encodes the protein MFSWFENLTQAFPKAEMGKPPKTLFGFCRFYTRGFEVPLILMALLSACIAVMEVTFLSFMGQLVDVLANQDRETFWQDQGDRMLLMLSLVVFVMPVLSILHSLLMHQSLLGNYPMSIRWHIHRYLLKQAVGFFQRDFAGRVATKVLQSALAVRETVMKLVDVLVYITTYFIAIIWMMANSDLLLMLPILIWLCIYSGIQFYFIPKMRKVATQQADARSVMTGRIVDSYTNISTVKLFAHSQRELAYAESSMKQFLTTVYRQMRLGSSLLISVDLVNYLLVLAVGVLSVFLWLEAVVTIGSIAIAISISLRVQGMSKWIMWEVSALFENIGTVVDGISTISNDVEVQDVADAKPLQVTEGDIHFKAVDFNYSAEKPVFEQLDLHIKAGEKVGIIGRSGAGKSTLVHLLMRFYDVNSGSISIDGQNIAHVEQESLRQHIGMITQDTSLLHRSIRDNILYGKPEADIEEVIAAAKKAHADQFIAELKDEQGHEGYDVEVGERGVKLSGGQRQRIAIARVLLKNAPILIMDEATSALDSEVESAIQENLEILMQNKTVIAIAHRLSTIAAMDRLIVMDQGKIIEQGTHQQLLALNGTYAHLWKRQTGGFLTEA